A stretch of Blautia liquoris DNA encodes these proteins:
- a CDS encoding ATP phosphoribosyltransferase regulatory subunit: MEVFKETLKKDEQVSSKLRSVYEQFGYKKYKMGGFEEYSLYLENRDFLPSDQIIAFPNAQGKMMALKPDVTLSIIKNTKARRGQTDKLYYMENVFRHSKDSHEYQEISQMGLELIGDVGTYETWEILELALESLAAIESEFILDISHMGFVTGLLDNMSIDRSVREELLACIRSRNLHDLRAICKREEISRENCEKLEAMVMTDGDAYQMLKKAEELVENESMSSALEELKKLMEIASIHPFSNHIHIDFSIVNQIDYYNGIVFQGFTKHLPQNVLFGGRYDHLLEKFEKDAGGIGFALYLNDLNRVYPVKQEYDVDILLLYDEAADFKTLSKTVCEMVNAGYRVRTERSIPEDCRFQKLVNYREESEAEHA, translated from the coding sequence ATGGAGGTATTCAAGGAAACTCTGAAAAAGGATGAGCAGGTCTCGTCTAAACTGCGAAGCGTATATGAGCAGTTTGGATATAAAAAATATAAGATGGGCGGATTCGAGGAATACAGTTTGTATCTGGAAAACAGGGATTTTCTGCCGAGTGATCAGATTATTGCATTTCCAAATGCACAGGGAAAGATGATGGCACTTAAACCAGATGTCACACTCTCTATCATCAAGAATACGAAAGCCAGACGTGGACAGACTGATAAACTATATTATATGGAAAACGTATTTCGTCATTCAAAGGATTCTCATGAATATCAGGAGATCAGCCAGATGGGTCTGGAACTGATTGGAGATGTAGGGACATATGAGACATGGGAAATCCTGGAGCTGGCGCTTGAGAGTCTGGCGGCGATTGAATCGGAATTTATTCTTGATATCTCGCACATGGGATTTGTGACCGGTTTGCTCGACAACATGAGCATAGATCGTTCTGTCCGAGAAGAACTGCTCGCCTGTATCCGATCCAGGAATCTTCATGATCTGAGGGCAATCTGTAAAAGAGAAGAAATTTCAAGAGAAAACTGTGAAAAGCTGGAGGCGATGGTTATGACAGACGGCGACGCTTACCAAATGCTCAAAAAGGCGGAAGAACTTGTGGAGAATGAATCTATGAGCAGCGCTTTAGAGGAACTCAAAAAGCTGATGGAAATTGCATCCATACACCCTTTTTCGAATCATATACATATTGATTTTTCCATTGTGAATCAGATAGATTATTACAACGGGATTGTTTTTCAGGGGTTCACAAAACACCTTCCGCAAAATGTATTGTTCGGCGGGCGCTATGATCATCTTCTTGAGAAGTTTGAAAAAGATGCCGGTGGAATCGGATTTGCACTCTATTTAAATGATCTGAACCGCGTTTATCCCGTAAAACAGGAATATGATGTGGACATACTGCTCCTCTACGATGAAGCAGCAGATTTTAAAACCTTGTCAAAGACGGTCTGCGAGATGGTAAATGCCGGGTATCGTGTGAGAACGGAAAGAAGTATTCCCGAGGATTGCAGGTTTCAAAAACTTGTGAATTATAGAGAAGAAAGTGAGGCGGAGCATGCTTGA
- a CDS encoding NifB/NifX family molybdenum-iron cluster-binding protein, with product MKLAVTYEDGNVFQHFGHTEQFKVYDIDDGKIQSTAILNTEGNGHGALAGFLKEKGITALICGGIGGGAKLALSEAGIKLYGGVSGNAEHAVKDFLSGDLQYDPAAACSHHNEHDHGEGDGCGSHGISSHEEGHSCCDR from the coding sequence ATGAAGCTTGCGGTAACGTATGAAGATGGAAACGTATTTCAGCATTTTGGACACACTGAGCAATTTAAAGTCTATGATATTGATGACGGAAAGATTCAGTCAACCGCCATCTTGAACACAGAGGGAAACGGTCACGGTGCGCTGGCTGGTTTTCTGAAAGAAAAGGGTATTACTGCCCTGATTTGCGGAGGAATCGGAGGAGGTGCAAAGCTTGCCTTGAGCGAAGCGGGTATCAAGTTGTACGGCGGCGTCTCTGGAAATGCCGAACACGCTGTAAAAGACTTCCTGTCCGGTGACTTGCAATACGACCCTGCTGCAGCATGCAGCCACCACAATGAGCATGACCATGGGGAAGGAGATGGCTGCGGCAGCCACGGGATATCATCCCACGAGGAAGGGCACAGCTGTTGTGACCGCTAA
- the hisD gene encoding histidinol dehydrogenase, with the protein MISFYKAKDMKKEDILTRGICFDPEIERTVDEILASVRTNGDQALYEYNRRFDHADLSSLEVSQEEMQKAYKAVASKFLETLKLARKNIEDFHRRQVRSQFVITDQPGVVLGQKITPIERVGLYVPGGTAAYPSTVLMNAVPAKLAGVQEVVMVTPPNEDGSIKPEVLAAAQIAGISRVFKVGGAQAIAALCYGTKTIPRVDKITGPGNIYVATAKRRVYGMVDIDMIAGPSEILVIADETSKPAQVAADLLSQAEHDRMASAVLVTDSLKLAKEVQEELKKQLMTLPRSEIARTSMENNGKIILTDSIDEAVKISNQIAPEHLELSVQDPFRILGAVKNAGSIFLGTQVPEALGDYLAGPNHTLPTGGTARFSSPLSVDDFVKKSSFIYYTADALDKIGDHVIDFAKKEGLDGHARAISVRTKGELL; encoded by the coding sequence GTGATATCATTTTATAAAGCGAAAGACATGAAAAAGGAAGACATTCTCACACGGGGAATTTGTTTTGACCCGGAAATAGAGAGGACTGTCGATGAGATTCTCGCATCTGTTCGGACAAACGGAGATCAGGCATTGTATGAGTACAACAGAAGATTCGATCATGCCGACCTTTCTTCGCTTGAAGTAAGTCAGGAGGAGATGCAGAAGGCATATAAGGCCGTGGCATCGAAATTCTTAGAAACCTTAAAACTCGCCCGGAAAAATATTGAGGATTTTCATAGACGTCAGGTGCGCAGTCAATTTGTTATCACCGATCAGCCGGGGGTAGTACTGGGACAGAAAATTACACCGATTGAAAGAGTGGGTCTGTATGTTCCGGGCGGAACTGCAGCTTATCCGTCCACGGTTTTGATGAATGCAGTACCGGCTAAACTGGCAGGTGTACAAGAGGTGGTCATGGTGACACCGCCGAATGAAGATGGCAGTATAAAACCTGAGGTACTTGCCGCGGCCCAAATAGCGGGAATTTCCCGTGTGTTTAAAGTGGGCGGTGCACAGGCAATTGCGGCACTTTGTTATGGCACAAAGACTATTCCGCGTGTAGATAAAATTACGGGTCCCGGCAACATCTATGTCGCCACTGCCAAGCGGCGTGTCTATGGCATGGTGGATATCGATATGATCGCAGGTCCCAGTGAAATTCTGGTGATTGCAGATGAGACCTCAAAACCTGCGCAGGTCGCGGCCGATCTTCTTTCGCAGGCAGAACATGACCGGATGGCTAGTGCCGTGCTCGTGACGGATTCGTTAAAACTTGCAAAAGAGGTGCAAGAAGAACTAAAAAAGCAGCTCATGACGCTTCCCAGAAGCGAAATTGCAAGGACGTCTATGGAGAACAACGGGAAGATCATTCTGACAGATTCCATCGATGAAGCAGTAAAGATCAGCAATCAGATCGCACCGGAACATCTGGAACTTTCTGTTCAAGATCCCTTTCGGATTTTGGGTGCTGTGAAAAACGCAGGCTCTATCTTCCTCGGAACGCAGGTCCCGGAGGCACTTGGAGATTATCTGGCAGGCCCGAATCATACACTGCCAACTGGTGGTACAGCGCGATTTTCCTCCCCACTGTCCGTGGATGATTTTGTGAAAAAATCTTCTTTTATCTACTACACCGCCGATGCACTGGACAAGATTGGAGACCACGTGATTGATTTTGCAAAAAAGGAAGGATTAGACGGCCATGCCCGGGCGATATCCGTGAGAACGAAAGGGGAACTGCTATGA
- a CDS encoding NAD(P)H-dependent oxidoreductase — protein MKITMIHGQSHKGSTYHIARMLAEKLDGEILEFFLPRDFDGICVGCTNCFMKSETLCPHYEQLKPITEGIDQADVIILASPVYVFHATGAMKALLDHYGYRFMVHRPEESMFEKQAVCISTAAGAGMKTTNKDMADSTFFWGAAKTYKYGVAVAADSWDTVKPELKKRIDKKTTAIADKIMKHADCIKPGIKTRAFFHVMRVMQKNGWNETDAAYWNKKGWTAKKRPWKNQPGTMEAPG, from the coding sequence GTGAAAATCACAATGATACATGGTCAGAGCCATAAGGGTTCTACATATCATATTGCAAGAATGCTTGCAGAAAAGCTGGATGGTGAGATATTAGAGTTTTTTCTTCCACGAGATTTTGACGGAATCTGTGTCGGATGTACGAATTGTTTCATGAAATCCGAGACGCTCTGCCCCCATTATGAGCAGCTGAAGCCGATTACAGAGGGAATTGATCAGGCAGATGTAATTATTCTGGCAAGTCCGGTGTATGTGTTTCATGCTACCGGGGCTATGAAGGCATTATTGGATCATTATGGGTATCGCTTTATGGTACACCGTCCGGAAGAAAGCATGTTTGAAAAACAGGCTGTATGTATTTCAACTGCTGCAGGTGCAGGCATGAAAACTACAAATAAAGATATGGCTGACAGTACTTTCTTTTGGGGGGCTGCAAAAACCTATAAATACGGAGTAGCTGTTGCCGCAGACTCATGGGATACGGTGAAACCTGAGTTAAAAAAGCGTATTGATAAAAAAACGACTGCAATAGCAGATAAAATAATGAAACACGCAGATTGTATAAAACCAGGTATAAAAACCAGAGCTTTTTTTCATGTTATGAGAGTTATGCAAAAAAATGGGTGGAATGAAACAGATGCCGCCTACTGGAACAAAAAAGGATGGACAGCAAAAAAACGGCCATGGAAAAATCAACCCGGAACCATGGAGGCGCCGGGTTGA
- a CDS encoding DUF134 domain-containing protein: MARPRKCRRVCAHPRCTSFKPCKGDASVVTMTLDEYEVIRLIDLEGLTQEQCSKQMEVARTTVQAIYASARKTLAQCIVEGHPLQIGGGDVRICEHPHPSCGKCCCNRKGSVNFPKELEEEK; the protein is encoded by the coding sequence ATGGCAAGACCCAGGAAATGCCGACGTGTATGCGCACATCCGCGATGTACCAGCTTCAAGCCATGTAAAGGAGATGCTTCGGTTGTCACCATGACTCTTGACGAATACGAGGTCATCCGCCTGATTGACTTAGAAGGACTGACACAGGAGCAATGTTCAAAGCAGATGGAGGTCGCCCGCACCACTGTACAGGCCATTTACGCCAGTGCCCGGAAAACACTGGCTCAATGTATCGTAGAGGGACATCCGCTGCAAATTGGCGGCGGCGATGTGCGGATTTGCGAACATCCTCATCCATCCTGCGGCAAGTGCTGCTGCAATCGAAAAGGATCTGTCAATTTTCCAAAAGAATTGGAGGAAGAAAAATGA
- a CDS encoding LytR/AlgR family response regulator transcription factor produces MLNIALCDDDRKAVSRYAGLIRQIAAKHQIPIEISYFDSGESLFQQYREKMEDLDIVYLDILMGGMNGMDTARKLRDNKCKAQIVFLTNDEECVYDAFEVSAIQYLVKEDTSFSKFERVFLKAAKLIVKRAGEMFTFEFDGTKGIVPIREISYFEIHRRLVTIHYGEGKTCKFYGNMSQLEEHLSKYNFIRAHRSFLIQLPYIAMFRQRELLLKTGEAVPIGNTYEQPLKEAFAGYISELSIYCEKETAL; encoded by the coding sequence ATGTTAAACATAGCATTATGTGATGATGATCGAAAGGCAGTCTCTCGGTATGCGGGCTTAATTAGGCAGATTGCAGCAAAGCATCAGATACCGATTGAGATTTCTTATTTTGACAGTGGGGAATCCCTATTCCAACAGTATCGAGAAAAGATGGAAGATCTGGACATTGTGTATCTGGATATCTTAATGGGTGGGATGAATGGAATGGATACGGCCAGAAAACTGCGGGACAACAAGTGCAAAGCTCAGATTGTTTTTCTGACTAACGATGAGGAATGTGTATATGATGCATTTGAAGTAAGCGCTATCCAGTATCTTGTAAAGGAAGACACCAGCTTTTCTAAATTTGAAAGGGTTTTTCTAAAAGCTGCGAAACTGATCGTGAAAAGGGCGGGGGAGATGTTTACTTTCGAGTTTGATGGGACAAAAGGCATAGTCCCTATCCGTGAGATTTCCTATTTTGAGATCCACAGAAGGCTTGTAACGATACATTATGGAGAGGGGAAAACGTGTAAATTTTACGGCAATATGTCACAGCTAGAAGAGCACTTAAGTAAATATAATTTTATCCGCGCCCATCGTTCCTTTTTAATACAGCTGCCCTACATTGCAATGTTTCGTCAGCGAGAGTTATTGTTAAAAACGGGTGAAGCCGTTCCAATCGGAAATACTTATGAACAGCCGTTAAAAGAGGCCTTTGCAGGGTATATTTCTGAACTGAGTATCTACTGTGAAAAGGAGACAGCCCTGTAA
- the hisG gene encoding ATP phosphoribosyltransferase, with product MLDIALPKGRLGDQVYELFSRAGYDCRSIYEDSRKLVFQNEEKQIRYFLVKPSDVDIYVEHGAADVGVVGKDVLLESDSDVYELLDLGLGRCKMAVAARDDYQEDRDRVLRVATKFTKTAKSYYESVNREIEIIKLHGSIELAPLLRLSDVIVDIVETGRTLEENHLKVIQEIMPVSARLIANKSSYRFKHQAVNQMQIKLKEELDGDIIL from the coding sequence ATGCTTGATATTGCATTGCCGAAGGGTCGTCTTGGAGATCAAGTCTATGAGTTGTTTTCCCGTGCAGGGTATGACTGCAGATCCATCTATGAGGACAGCCGAAAGCTGGTATTTCAGAATGAAGAAAAGCAGATTCGATATTTTCTGGTAAAGCCCAGTGACGTCGATATCTACGTCGAGCACGGTGCTGCCGATGTGGGTGTGGTCGGCAAAGACGTGCTGCTCGAGAGCGATAGCGATGTGTATGAACTTCTGGATCTAGGGCTTGGAAGGTGCAAGATGGCCGTGGCAGCCAGGGATGATTATCAAGAAGATAGGGATCGTGTGCTGCGTGTTGCCACGAAATTTACAAAGACAGCAAAGTCATATTACGAATCCGTGAATCGCGAAATCGAAATCATAAAACTACACGGTTCCATTGAACTGGCGCCGCTGCTTAGACTATCCGATGTGATTGTGGATATCGTGGAAACAGGCAGAACACTTGAGGAAAATCATCTGAAAGTGATTCAGGAGATTATGCCGGTCAGTGCACGGTTGATCGCGAATAAATCGAGCTATCGTTTCAAGCATCAGGCGGTGAATCAGATGCAGATCAAATTGAAGGAGGAATTGGACGGTGATATCATTTTATAA
- a CDS encoding RpiB/LacA/LacB family sugar-phosphate isomerase has protein sequence MKTNIFRLPSEQCMEPEMFHRIGLKVGAKIAEEEFERALIFCGTGMGIHIAASKCPHVHAAVVENVPSALRCITGNNCNIMSMGAHYVAQHTGIAMADAFLEHNLGDGYEERNNFYEFHKLAYDELEAFEYEEFKKNGFEVKKIGEVELGPEPLE, from the coding sequence ATGAAAACAAACATCTTCAGACTTCCATCAGAACAGTGTATGGAACCTGAAATGTTCCACAGAATCGGTTTGAAGGTTGGCGCTAAGATTGCAGAGGAAGAATTTGAAAGGGCATTAATTTTTTGCGGAACAGGTATGGGAATCCATATTGCAGCAAGTAAATGCCCCCACGTACATGCGGCAGTGGTAGAAAACGTTCCTTCTGCGCTTCGATGTATCACAGGAAATAATTGTAATATTATGTCTATGGGTGCACATTATGTAGCTCAGCATACGGGGATTGCTATGGCAGATGCTTTTCTGGAGCATAATCTTGGAGATGGTTATGAGGAGCGGAATAATTTTTATGAATTTCATAAGCTTGCCTACGATGAATTGGAAGCATTTGAGTACGAAGAATTCAAAAAAAATGGGTTTGAAGTGAAAAAAATTGGAGAAGTAGAACTGGGACCGGAACCATTGGAATAA
- a CDS encoding inorganic pyrophosphatase yields the protein MIGDIVKVTVDRPLGSYHPEHKDIYYPVNYGFIEGIIAPDGEEQDAYILGVYEPVKEFTGEIIAIICRADDVEEKWVIAPENISFSKEEIMEQLGFQEQYFKSEIKM from the coding sequence ATGATAGGAGATATTGTAAAGGTAACTGTCGATAGACCGTTGGGAAGTTATCATCCAGAGCATAAAGATATATATTATCCAGTTAACTATGGATTTATTGAGGGAATTATTGCACCGGATGGTGAAGAACAGGATGCTTATATACTGGGAGTTTACGAGCCTGTAAAGGAATTCACAGGAGAAATAATAGCAATTATTTGCCGGGCTGATGATGTTGAAGAAAAATGGGTTATTGCACCTGAAAACATTTCTTTTAGCAAAGAAGAAATTATGGAACAGCTAGGATTTCAAGAACAGTATTTTAAATCAGAGATTAAAATGTAG
- a CDS encoding AAA family ATPase produces the protein MKNSSVRLSEISIQNFKNVENGQLNFINRRKDFRSSILGLYGQNGSGKTALIDAIQLLKYTLCGKTIPTEMADYINIDAEYANMMYVFEVLTPSGKFEAFYEFHIRREENLSEQNLDLSEGYEIPYKIVISDEILSYSFEGSGQRIRKGPLIDTRTDGVFVPVSKYHGLIGNDKNMAMNLLVAKKMAANSSRSFIFSRELLNAARKQQEEKKNDLEFMRHLTLLENLIFYGNYELFVINTANTGMISMNALPLSFKYEERTSGMIGQLTLPLDSSAVIPKDALNVAKKIICNMNIVLEQLVPGLTIGLKESGSETLKNGKEGTRIQLISRKNNKDIPLKYESEGIKKIISVLQLLIVIYNQSSITVAIDELDSGVFEYLLGEILRIISEKGKGQLIFTSHNLRPLETLDRGFIAFTTTNPSKRYMRMSNLKDNNNLRDFYFRDIVLGEQNEEVYKPTNNAEIALAFREAGDISAT, from the coding sequence GTGAAAAACTCGTCAGTTCGCTTATCTGAAATTTCAATTCAGAATTTTAAAAATGTCGAAAACGGACAGTTAAATTTTATAAACCGAAGAAAAGATTTCCGTTCAAGTATTCTGGGATTGTACGGGCAGAACGGTTCTGGGAAAACAGCGTTGATAGATGCAATACAGTTGTTAAAATATACACTTTGCGGGAAAACCATACCCACAGAGATGGCCGATTATATCAATATTGATGCCGAATATGCAAATATGATGTATGTGTTTGAAGTCTTAACACCTTCGGGTAAATTTGAGGCTTTTTATGAATTCCATATTCGAAGAGAGGAAAATCTTTCGGAGCAGAATCTGGATCTGTCAGAAGGTTATGAAATTCCATACAAAATAGTAATTTCTGATGAAATTCTCAGCTATTCTTTTGAAGGATCGGGGCAGAGGATTCGGAAAGGTCCATTGATCGATACGCGGACGGACGGTGTATTTGTCCCGGTTTCAAAGTATCATGGCCTTATCGGGAACGACAAGAATATGGCTATGAACTTACTCGTAGCAAAGAAAATGGCAGCTAATTCATCGAGATCTTTCATCTTTTCAAGAGAATTGCTGAACGCGGCCAGAAAACAACAGGAGGAAAAGAAAAACGACCTGGAATTCATGCGGCATCTGACCTTATTGGAAAACTTGATCTTTTATGGAAACTATGAATTATTTGTCATAAACACAGCGAATACAGGCATGATCAGTATGAATGCCCTTCCATTATCTTTTAAATATGAAGAAAGAACCAGCGGCATGATCGGACAACTGACACTGCCGCTTGACAGTTCTGCCGTTATTCCGAAAGATGCACTAAATGTAGCAAAAAAGATCATTTGCAATATGAACATAGTACTTGAACAGCTCGTGCCGGGATTGACGATTGGTCTGAAAGAATCAGGTTCTGAGACTTTGAAAAATGGGAAAGAGGGAACCAGAATTCAGCTGATATCGCGTAAAAACAATAAAGATATTCCTCTAAAATACGAATCCGAGGGAATTAAGAAGATAATTTCTGTTCTTCAGCTTCTGATTGTGATCTATAATCAGTCCTCGATTACAGTTGCGATTGATGAACTGGATTCGGGTGTGTTTGAATATCTTCTGGGAGAAATCCTCCGCATTATATCTGAGAAAGGAAAAGGTCAGCTGATCTTTACGTCCCATAACCTTCGCCCCTTAGAGACACTGGATCGAGGTTTTATTGCATTTACAACGACAAATCCCTCAAAAAGATATATGAGAATGTCGAATCTTAAAGACAATAACAATCTGCGCGACTTTTATTTCAGAGATATTGTTCTCGGTGAGCAGAACGAGGAGGTTTACAAGCCGACAAATAATGCAGAAATTGCTCTGGCTTTCAGAGAGGCTGGTGACATCAGTGCCACGTAA
- a CDS encoding Spy0128 family protein: MKLKEGKQVERIKGVACKSNLCGKIIGWLFLVTILAGLFPASPLYAAAEKVQTAQIPVVHQVTGEQIPEGVKFDFLLKQVDASGTEITSGIQASKTVTTVSGQASYSFVFDLGPIHDGTYYFTIQERSISPSLGWESLPEAQMIKVLVSDGTATIPNPNSTKGDGLLWEAPGTNGNPFGSGNYFSVLCFENFSVQGADVESGLAVGGELQSTDQYSLGKPYKNVGWPVSPHSPRLLVKGNIDMPGQLEVWGGTIVVTENSIVNANPARAMEYIGSDDSYCQGDESDFREYDTSVVREPEQKIVRFFNNAEADLKLLSQNYKELNGVAVKVVNCMTGASHPFADINNSNYIENIYFDSSVHGIFPNDYVDFDTIVFNLTLDGFSGNQAELRSIYMSIPDDYDGNIIFNVLPGAGINKLRINTGAMFINDQKASYELAREYSDRIIWNFPSGELDEISVNKHLLIGSVLAPNTAFIPNEGSVDGTLVAKSVTAQGGWETHAATRFGHNKQTISPIDIIFSNAYKAPQEDNSVSVAIKGSKILTGKSLEAGQFTFALLADGIVLDLVSNAGDGSITFTGPYLEYQQPGTYTYTMLECGPSAAISNDWNIGQKPGSKTPDGNGWVYDSSQFEIEVEVSDRGGYLEAVLQYKDGAADFHNNYSTSEFVLSLIGNKTVEGNTLTDNQFEFGVFDEENTLAAHGTNDASGVIAFDKITLNKPGIYQYTVKELSASANGWKKDDNVYKITVTVTDNGRGSLTGSIEYPDGKLNFHNIYTPTKVVLPKTNTTKTNSPKTGDTNNMFLYLVILAAASLTGVTGMIMRHYFKTKNIK; this comes from the coding sequence GTGAAATTGAAAGAAGGAAAACAAGTAGAAAGAATAAAGGGTGTTGCTTGCAAAAGCAATTTATGTGGTAAAATCATTGGCTGGTTATTTTTAGTCACAATATTAGCGGGCCTGTTTCCGGCGTCACCGTTGTATGCGGCTGCCGAAAAAGTGCAGACTGCGCAAATTCCTGTTGTCCATCAAGTGACCGGAGAGCAGATCCCCGAAGGGGTTAAGTTTGATTTTTTGTTAAAACAGGTTGATGCATCTGGGACAGAGATCACTTCAGGAATACAAGCGTCAAAAACTGTCACCACAGTTTCCGGACAGGCTTCCTATTCCTTTGTTTTTGATCTTGGGCCTATTCATGATGGGACTTACTATTTTACCATCCAGGAGCGTTCGATATCTCCTTCCCTGGGTTGGGAATCTCTGCCCGAAGCACAGATGATCAAGGTGCTCGTATCTGATGGTACAGCAACCATTCCCAATCCGAACAGTACAAAAGGGGATGGGCTATTATGGGAGGCACCAGGTACGAATGGCAATCCCTTCGGATCAGGAAACTATTTCAGTGTATTATGTTTTGAGAATTTCTCTGTTCAAGGAGCAGATGTAGAAAGCGGATTAGCAGTTGGGGGAGAGCTTCAAAGTACTGACCAATATTCGCTTGGAAAGCCATATAAAAATGTTGGCTGGCCGGTATCTCCTCACTCGCCACGATTATTGGTAAAAGGAAATATTGATATGCCTGGCCAGCTTGAGGTTTGGGGTGGTACAATTGTGGTCACTGAAAATTCTATCGTCAATGCTAATCCTGCCCGGGCGATGGAATATATTGGATCAGATGACTCTTACTGCCAAGGTGATGAAAGCGACTTCCGTGAATATGATACATCTGTTGTACGGGAACCAGAACAAAAGATAGTGCGGTTTTTTAACAATGCTGAGGCCGATCTTAAATTACTAAGTCAAAATTACAAAGAACTAAACGGTGTAGCTGTTAAGGTGGTAAATTGCATGACGGGTGCGTCCCATCCATTTGCAGATATTAATAACTCGAATTATATCGAAAATATTTATTTTGACAGCTCGGTTCATGGTATTTTCCCAAATGATTATGTTGACTTTGACACAATCGTTTTCAATTTGACCTTAGATGGATTTAGCGGTAATCAAGCAGAGCTGCGCAGCATTTATATGAGTATTCCCGATGATTATGACGGCAATATAATCTTTAATGTGTTGCCTGGTGCAGGGATAAACAAATTACGGATCAATACCGGAGCGATGTTTATCAATGATCAGAAGGCCAGCTATGAGCTTGCGCGTGAATATTCAGACCGCATTATATGGAACTTCCCATCTGGAGAATTGGATGAGATTAGCGTAAATAAGCATTTGTTGATTGGATCAGTTCTAGCACCTAATACTGCTTTTATACCGAATGAAGGATCAGTTGATGGAACACTGGTTGCTAAAAGTGTAACAGCGCAAGGAGGTTGGGAAACGCATGCAGCCACGAGGTTTGGACATAACAAGCAAACGATAAGTCCGATCGACATTATTTTTTCCAATGCATATAAAGCACCGCAAGAAGATAATAGTGTTTCCGTAGCGATCAAAGGATCAAAAATCCTTACGGGAAAGAGTTTGGAGGCAGGACAATTTACATTTGCCTTGCTTGCGGACGGTATTGTCCTGGATCTTGTCAGCAATGCCGGAGACGGGAGCATAACCTTTACTGGTCCTTATCTGGAATATCAGCAGCCTGGAACGTATACCTATACCATGTTGGAGTGCGGTCCGTCAGCAGCTATTTCAAATGATTGGAACATTGGTCAAAAACCCGGAAGCAAAACACCTGACGGGAATGGCTGGGTCTATGATTCAAGTCAGTTTGAGATTGAGGTAGAAGTCAGCGATCGGGGTGGATATTTAGAAGCGGTACTACAATATAAAGATGGAGCCGCTGATTTCCATAACAACTATTCTACATCTGAATTTGTTTTGTCTTTAATAGGAAATAAAACTGTTGAAGGAAATACGCTGACAGATAATCAGTTTGAATTTGGTGTATTTGATGAGGAGAACACCTTAGCAGCACATGGAACAAATGATGCATCAGGGGTAATTGCTTTTGATAAAATAACCTTGAATAAGCCGGGAATCTATCAATATACGGTCAAAGAACTTTCTGCTTCGGCAAATGGTTGGAAAAAGGATGATAACGTTTATAAGATTACAGTAACTGTAACGGACAATGGCAGGGGTAGTTTAACCGGGAGTATCGAATATCCAGATGGCAAATTAAACTTTCATAACATTTACACCCCAACGAAGGTTGTTTTACCTAAGACAAACACAACAAAGACAAATTCACCGAAAACGGGAGATACCAATAACATGTTTTTATATCTGGTAATATTGGCGGCAGCCAGTCTTACGGGAGTGACCGGAATGATTATGCGGCACTATTTTAAAACAAAAAATATAAAATAA